From Brassica oleracea var. oleracea cultivar TO1000 chromosome C3, BOL, whole genome shotgun sequence, a single genomic window includes:
- the LOC106334118 gene encoding uncharacterized protein LOC106334118 — MKKTHQRPDGTYVDERARLVAETYEKHVEERFGQLESSGLDNVTLENLDQCERNDIYVKAVGMSKQGRVFGLGALHNKVLPACDVSWNAREASEEVEMITQRLQEVESELKQSREENLQFQKRLRNMETLV; from the exons ATGAAGAAAACTCATCAAAGACCTGACGGAACATACGTTGATGAGCGTGCTCGCTTGGTTGCAGAAACTTATGAGAAGCACGTGGAAGAACGTTTCGGACAGCTTGAATCTTCTGGTCTAGATAATGTAACACTTGAGAATCTTGACCAGTGTGAAAGAAATGATATTTATGTAAAG GCTGTTGGAATGTCTAAACAGGGACGTGTCTTTGGACTTGGAGCATTACACAATAAGGTTTTACCAGCTTGTGATGTTTCGTGGAATGCACGCGAAGCTTCTGAAGAAGTTGAAATGATAACACAAAGATTGCAAGAGGTGGAATCAGAACTAAAACAGAGCCGTGAAGAGAATCTACAGTTTCAGAAGAGACTTAGGAATATGGAGACTCTTGTTTAG